One region of Corynebacterium capitovis DSM 44611 genomic DNA includes:
- a CDS encoding MalY/PatB family protein, with product MEFPDLTTLKARGTRKWTQYPDDVLPLFVAESDFPTAPAVKAAIQRAVDNESFGYTPAPQASGLPEAVADFHASRYGWRPDPAHIFPVADVVRGILLAIQYYTIGPVIVPVPAYFPFLDIAETAGRERIDVGSENGLDLMEVDAAFRHGAGSLILTNPMNPWGYTFDAEELDQICAIARKYGGRVLVDEIHAPIVYDGHHTCAAANNPDVCITVTATSKAWNIAGLKCAQIIFSNDADAARWDTLTGVAKDGVGTLGILAAEACYREGVDFLDEEIEVLRQNRDWLARTLPEAIPGIGFPPTSATYLMFLDFRNTKLADPKPAQWLRREAKVALNEGVSFGPGGDHRARLNFATSPEILAEAADRIARAIRRL from the coding sequence ATGGAATTCCCGGATCTGACCACCCTCAAAGCACGCGGCACCCGCAAGTGGACGCAGTACCCAGATGACGTGCTGCCCCTGTTCGTGGCCGAAAGCGACTTCCCCACCGCCCCCGCCGTCAAGGCCGCAATCCAGCGCGCGGTGGATAACGAGTCCTTCGGCTACACCCCGGCCCCGCAGGCCAGCGGCCTGCCGGAGGCGGTGGCGGACTTCCACGCGTCGCGGTACGGGTGGCGCCCCGACCCGGCCCACATCTTCCCCGTCGCCGACGTGGTGCGGGGGATCCTGCTGGCCATCCAGTACTACACAATCGGGCCGGTCATTGTGCCCGTGCCCGCGTACTTTCCCTTCCTCGACATCGCCGAGACGGCGGGGCGCGAACGCATCGATGTCGGTAGTGAAAACGGGCTCGACCTGATGGAGGTCGACGCGGCCTTCCGTCACGGCGCCGGCTCGCTGATCCTGACCAACCCCATGAACCCCTGGGGCTACACCTTCGACGCGGAGGAACTCGACCAGATCTGCGCGATCGCCCGGAAATACGGGGGCAGGGTGCTTGTCGACGAAATCCATGCCCCGATCGTCTACGACGGCCACCACACCTGCGCCGCCGCCAACAACCCGGACGTGTGCATTACGGTGACCGCGACGTCGAAGGCTTGGAACATCGCGGGCCTGAAGTGCGCCCAGATCATCTTCTCCAACGACGCCGACGCCGCGCGCTGGGACACCCTGACGGGCGTGGCGAAGGACGGGGTAGGCACCCTGGGCATCCTCGCCGCCGAGGCCTGCTACCGGGAGGGCGTGGACTTCCTCGACGAGGAAATCGAGGTGCTGCGCCAGAACCGGGACTGGCTCGCGCGCACCCTACCCGAGGCGATCCCCGGCATCGGTTTCCCCCCTACCTCGGCGACTTACCTCATGTTCCTGGACTTTCGGAACACGAAGCTGGCGGATCCGAAGCCGGCGCAGTGGTTGCGTCGAGAAGCGAAGGTCGCTTTGAACGAAGGGGTGAGCTTCGGGCCCGGCGGGGACCACCGCGCGCGTCTCAACTTCGCTACCAGCCCCGAGATCCTCGCCGAGGCAGCCGACAGGATCGCGCGCGCAATCCGGCGACTTTAA
- the treS gene encoding maltose alpha-D-glucosyltransferase, whose protein sequence is MEQTPQASDFKLPAPVEEPWQRPDPEWYKDAVFYEVLTRAFYDPDDTGSGTLKGVMDKLDYLQWLGVDCLWLPPFYDSPLRDGGYDIRDFRRVLPEFGTVDDFVNLIDAAHKRGIRIITDFPINHTSDQHDWFRESRLNPDGPYADYYVWSDDPTKYNEARVIFIDTEESNWTYDPVRKQFFWHRFFSHQPDLNYDNPAVQDEILDIIRFWLDLGMDGIRLDAIPYLFEREGTNCENLPETHQFIKRVRTLFDDEYPGRFLLAEANQMPDEVVQYFGEGDGDECQMAFHFPVMPRIFMGIHQENAQPIIDILRDTPSIPDSAQWGIFLRNHDELTLEMVSEEERDYMYKNYAFDPRMRANVGIRRRLAPLLGGHRDRLELAHALLLSLPGSPFLYYGDEIGMGDNIWLPDRDGVRTPMQWSNDRNGGFSKADPERLYLPTIRNDSYGYHIVNVESQMNRDNSLLHWVRERVHIRKQYRAFGRGSYIEVEHSNPQVLAFIREYNDERILCINNLSSRPQPAEMNLTAYEGVIPRELSGGVEFPAIGNLPWLVTLAPHGFFWFDLSEQA, encoded by the coding sequence ATGGAACAAACCCCCCAGGCATCCGACTTTAAGCTACCCGCCCCTGTCGAGGAACCCTGGCAGCGGCCCGACCCCGAGTGGTACAAGGACGCCGTCTTCTACGAGGTTCTCACCCGCGCCTTCTACGACCCCGACGACACGGGGTCCGGCACGCTCAAGGGTGTGATGGACAAGCTGGATTACCTCCAGTGGCTCGGCGTCGACTGCCTGTGGCTGCCGCCCTTTTACGATTCCCCCCTCCGCGACGGCGGCTACGACATCCGCGACTTCCGCCGCGTGCTGCCGGAGTTCGGCACCGTCGATGACTTCGTCAACCTCATCGACGCCGCCCACAAGCGCGGGATCCGCATCATCACAGATTTCCCCATCAACCACACCTCCGATCAGCACGATTGGTTCCGTGAATCTCGGCTCAACCCGGACGGGCCCTATGCCGACTACTACGTGTGGAGCGACGACCCGACGAAGTACAACGAGGCTCGCGTCATCTTCATCGACACCGAGGAGTCCAACTGGACCTACGACCCGGTGCGCAAGCAGTTCTTCTGGCACCGCTTCTTCTCCCACCAGCCGGACCTGAACTACGACAACCCGGCCGTCCAGGACGAAATCCTCGACATCATCCGCTTCTGGCTCGACCTGGGAATGGACGGCATCCGCCTCGACGCCATCCCCTACCTCTTCGAGCGGGAGGGCACGAACTGCGAGAACCTGCCGGAGACGCACCAGTTCATCAAACGGGTGCGCACCCTTTTCGACGACGAGTACCCGGGGCGCTTCCTCCTCGCAGAGGCGAACCAAATGCCCGACGAGGTCGTGCAGTACTTCGGCGAGGGCGACGGCGACGAGTGCCAGATGGCGTTCCACTTCCCCGTCATGCCGCGCATCTTCATGGGCATCCACCAGGAAAACGCCCAGCCGATCATCGACATCCTCCGCGACACCCCCTCGATCCCTGACTCCGCCCAGTGGGGCATCTTCCTGCGCAACCACGACGAGCTGACCCTCGAGATGGTCTCGGAGGAGGAGCGGGACTACATGTACAAGAACTACGCATTCGACCCGCGGATGCGCGCCAACGTGGGCATCCGGCGCCGGCTCGCTCCCCTCCTGGGCGGCCACCGCGACCGCCTCGAGCTGGCCCACGCCCTCCTGCTCAGCCTGCCCGGTTCGCCGTTTTTGTACTACGGCGACGAAATCGGGATGGGTGACAACATCTGGCTACCGGACCGCGACGGCGTGCGCACTCCCATGCAGTGGTCCAACGACCGCAACGGCGGGTTCTCCAAGGCCGACCCCGAGCGGCTCTACCTGCCCACGATCCGCAACGACAGCTACGGTTACCACATCGTTAACGTTGAATCCCAGATGAACCGCGACAACTCCTTACTCCACTGGGTGCGTGAGCGCGTGCACATCCGCAAGCAGTACCGAGCCTTCGGCCGCGGCTCCTACATCGAGGTGGAGCACTCAAATCCGCAGGTGCTCGCCTTCATCCGCGAGTACAACGACGAGCGCATCCTGTGCATCAACAACCTGAGCTCGCGGCCCCAACCGGCGGAGATGAACCTCACCGCCTATGAGGGTGTGATCCCGCGCGAGCTCTCCGGCGGCGTCGAGTTCCCGGCGATCGGTAACCTGCCGTGGCTCGTGACCTTGGCACCGCACGGGTTCTTCTGGTTCGACCTTTCGGAGCAGGCATGA
- a CDS encoding M3 family metallopeptidase: MNPLLRPSTLPYDLPDFAAIGIGDVEPAFEEALARHSREIAGILTQPEPTWENTVEALELSGAELRRVMAWFFNLQGTDSTEEFDEVADTIVPKLSAHMDSIYQNTELFDRIRGLTPPADEESGRLHDLLVRTFTRRGALLGAEGKARLLDINQRLSELSERFGRTLLADTAALAVRFEREELEGLSESQLAAYADGDSYLVPIELPTTQSLQSQLVNASSRRKLFDASRSRGRAHGDEIAVQAAQLRAERARLLGFATHADFVTAEETAGTASAARQLIADLAPAAAANAAAERKLAGELAGHEVDGADWPYWQARRREEALGINEAELRRYFPLEQVLRDGVFYAARLLYGITVTRREDLRGYRDDVAVWEVAEADGTGIGLLLTDYFARPSKRGGAWMSSFVEQSLLAGTKPVVVNVMSLSSELLTIDEVTTVFHEFGHALHGLLSNVRYPSLSGTNVPRDWVEFPSQINENYAFAPEIVRNFARHVDTGEVIPEELLDAVRRGRAFGQGFDTAEYLAAAAIDLAWHSVDGEAPRDVDKFEAEVLESYGLDVEGLEPRYRTRWFNHIFAGGYSAGYYSYLWAEALDADGYELIEREGINRATGEKFRRAILSKGAARDYAQAYREFRGRDKDVRPLLVRRGLEGSEV, translated from the coding sequence ATGAACCCGCTGCTGCGACCGTCGACCCTGCCCTACGACCTCCCCGACTTCGCCGCGATCGGGATCGGTGACGTCGAGCCTGCGTTCGAGGAGGCGCTGGCGCGCCACTCCCGCGAGATCGCCGGGATCCTGACCCAGCCGGAGCCGACCTGGGAAAACACGGTGGAGGCGCTGGAGTTGTCGGGCGCGGAGCTGCGTCGCGTGATGGCGTGGTTTTTCAACCTGCAGGGCACGGACTCCACCGAGGAGTTCGACGAGGTGGCCGACACGATCGTGCCGAAGCTCTCGGCGCACATGGATTCGATCTACCAGAATACCGAGCTTTTCGACCGGATCCGCGGTCTCACCCCGCCGGCGGACGAGGAATCCGGTCGCTTGCACGACCTGTTGGTGCGTACCTTCACGCGGCGGGGCGCGCTGCTGGGGGCGGAGGGCAAGGCACGCCTGCTGGACATCAACCAGCGGCTCAGCGAGCTCAGTGAGCGCTTCGGGCGCACCCTCCTCGCTGACACCGCCGCGCTCGCCGTGCGTTTCGAGCGCGAGGAGCTCGAGGGGCTGAGTGAGAGCCAGCTCGCCGCCTACGCCGACGGCGACAGCTACCTGGTCCCCATTGAGCTTCCCACCACCCAGTCGCTCCAATCGCAGCTGGTCAACGCGTCGTCGCGGCGCAAACTTTTCGACGCCTCCCGTTCCCGCGGCCGCGCACATGGGGACGAGATCGCTGTTCAGGCGGCGCAGCTGCGCGCCGAGCGTGCGCGTCTGCTCGGCTTTGCCACCCACGCCGACTTCGTCACGGCGGAGGAGACGGCCGGGACGGCGAGTGCGGCGCGCCAGCTCATCGCGGACCTTGCGCCGGCCGCCGCGGCCAACGCCGCCGCCGAGCGCAAGCTCGCGGGGGAGCTGGCAGGCCACGAGGTCGACGGGGCGGACTGGCCCTACTGGCAGGCGCGCCGTCGAGAAGAGGCGCTGGGGATCAACGAGGCGGAGCTGCGCCGCTACTTCCCGCTGGAGCAAGTTCTGCGCGACGGCGTGTTCTACGCCGCCCGCCTCCTCTACGGCATCACGGTCACTCGCCGCGAGGACCTGCGCGGATACCGCGACGACGTGGCCGTCTGGGAGGTGGCAGAGGCCGATGGCACGGGCATCGGGCTGTTGCTCACCGATTACTTCGCTCGGCCGTCGAAGCGCGGTGGGGCGTGGATGAGCTCCTTCGTCGAGCAGTCGCTCCTCGCTGGCACGAAACCGGTGGTGGTCAACGTGATGTCGCTCAGCTCCGAGCTTTTAACTATCGACGAGGTCACCACCGTCTTCCACGAGTTCGGTCACGCCCTCCACGGGTTGCTGTCCAACGTGCGCTACCCGTCCTTGTCCGGCACGAACGTGCCCCGGGACTGGGTGGAGTTTCCCTCCCAGATCAACGAAAACTACGCGTTTGCGCCCGAAATCGTGCGCAATTTCGCACGGCACGTCGATACCGGTGAGGTCATCCCGGAGGAGCTGCTAGATGCGGTGCGGCGCGGCCGGGCGTTCGGCCAGGGTTTCGACACGGCCGAGTACCTGGCCGCGGCGGCGATCGACCTGGCTTGGCACAGTGTGGATGGTGAGGCGCCGCGTGACGTCGATAAGTTTGAAGCCGAAGTACTGGAAAGCTACGGCTTGGACGTCGAGGGCCTCGAGCCGCGCTACCGCACCCGCTGGTTCAATCACATTTTCGCCGGCGGATACTCGGCCGGGTACTACTCCTACCTCTGGGCGGAGGCGCTCGACGCGGACGGCTACGAGCTCATCGAGCGGGAGGGCATCAACCGCGCGACCGGGGAGAAATTCCGCCGCGCCATCCTCTCCAAGGGGGCCGCCCGCGACTACGCGCAGGCCTACCGCGAGTTCCGAGGCAGGGACAAGGACGTCCGGCCCCTGCTCGTGCGCCGCGGTCTCGAAGGCAGCGAGGTCTAG
- the brnQ gene encoding branched-chain amino acid transport system II carrier protein codes for MTAAIVVTSLALFSMFFGAGNLIFPPMLAVEAGDNFWPAILGFLGTGALLPVLAVVAIALSGANVRDLAKRAGAVFGIVFPVLAYLSIGAFYALPRTGAVSFETAISPLFGVEGLLPSALFNIVFFGVSLALSWNPNTIMEKLGKFLTPTLLILLFVMIAVAAMKWDAQPRTPDETYADSPLTSGLLQGYLTMDSIAALAFSIVVISTLRYRGFPEGAPVVRGTILAGAGAGAMLALIYLGLGSIGRVFPDPEQFSNGAGLLANASQLTMGTAGHVVFSLIVLLACLTTSVGLITATAEYFSDEFAGSYKTWAVVFTIASTVIATQGLEFVMAIAAPVIGFLYPPAIALIFVTLVEPAFRSRTRFTWAFFLPIWVAVVWSAIETFVSLGWAADALRPLVSWAPLAADGLGWVLPVAAAFLIGLAVDLAKPRTPRAIGTNETVNGDVLTA; via the coding sequence ATGACCGCCGCAATCGTCGTCACCTCGCTTGCGCTCTTCTCGATGTTCTTCGGAGCGGGTAACCTCATCTTTCCGCCCATGCTCGCCGTCGAAGCGGGCGACAACTTCTGGCCCGCCATCCTGGGCTTTCTAGGCACGGGCGCGCTGTTGCCCGTCCTCGCAGTCGTCGCGATCGCCCTGTCCGGCGCAAACGTTCGCGACCTAGCGAAGCGCGCGGGCGCGGTCTTCGGCATCGTTTTCCCCGTGCTGGCCTACCTGTCCATCGGCGCCTTCTACGCGCTGCCCCGCACGGGCGCGGTGTCCTTTGAAACCGCCATCAGCCCGCTGTTCGGCGTCGAGGGCCTCCTGCCGTCCGCGCTGTTTAACATCGTCTTCTTCGGCGTGTCCCTGGCGCTGTCCTGGAACCCCAACACGATCATGGAGAAGCTGGGCAAGTTCCTCACGCCCACCCTGCTCATCCTGCTTTTCGTGATGATCGCCGTGGCTGCCATGAAGTGGGACGCGCAACCGCGCACCCCGGATGAGACCTACGCCGACAGCCCGCTGACCTCCGGCCTGCTGCAGGGCTACCTCACCATGGATTCGATTGCCGCGCTGGCCTTTTCCATTGTGGTCATCTCGACCCTTCGCTACCGCGGTTTCCCCGAGGGCGCACCCGTCGTACGCGGCACCATCCTGGCCGGCGCCGGCGCCGGCGCGATGCTCGCCCTGATCTACCTAGGTTTGGGTTCCATTGGGCGCGTCTTCCCCGACCCCGAGCAGTTCTCCAACGGCGCCGGTCTGCTGGCCAACGCTTCTCAGCTGACCATGGGCACCGCCGGGCACGTCGTGTTCTCCCTCATCGTGCTCCTCGCCTGCCTGACCACCTCAGTCGGGTTGATCACCGCGACCGCCGAGTACTTCTCCGACGAATTCGCCGGTTCCTACAAGACGTGGGCCGTTGTCTTCACGATTGCTTCGACCGTCATCGCCACCCAGGGCCTCGAGTTCGTCATGGCCATCGCGGCGCCGGTCATCGGGTTCCTCTACCCGCCGGCCATCGCACTGATCTTTGTCACCCTCGTCGAGCCGGCCTTCCGCTCCCGCACGCGTTTCACCTGGGCCTTCTTCCTGCCCATCTGGGTGGCCGTCGTGTGGTCGGCGATCGAGACCTTCGTCTCCCTCGGCTGGGCCGCCGACGCCCTGCGCCCGCTGGTGTCCTGGGCACCGCTCGCCGCCGACGGCCTCGGCTGGGTCCTGCCCGTCGCCGCCGCGTTCCTCATCGGGTTGGCCGTCGATCTCGCCAAGCCCCGGACGCCAAGGGCCATCGGCACCAACGAAACTGTCAACGGGGACGTCCTCACCGCCTGA
- a CDS encoding ABC transporter ATP-binding protein codes for MQSLMRVVRSASALWPFYLAVVLFSSVVAGLGMAAPFIIREATDTIVDTVSYGTPAPTRTIVFLALALFAAEAASAVFSNVSGYLGDVMVARIRQILSTRYYAKLLALPQRYFDNQITGTIIARLDRSIANVTQFIQSFANSFLPMLLQVAAVLAVTTYYYWPLTILLLLLFPLYTWLTALTSRRWQKLERRKNAEIDAANGRFAEVIGQVKVTKSYVAEVRELDSFGTHYGETVALTRPQSRWWHSMDSVRGTAMTAIFLGIYLILFLRTLHGHLTIGEMVMLLQMVTMTRQPVHMMSWIVDSAQRAVAGSRDYFRVMDETVEPTANRELVAAIETTGAPELTVIQHSPLDAREPVIGFEHVTFEYSPGEPVLRDVTFRAREGEKIALVGESGGGKSTVVNLLLGLYPVEQGRLTVCGRDVADLGVEDLRASTGVVFQDSTLFSGTIRDNIAYGKPDATDEEIIEVAQRANAHDFILKFKDGYDTVIGERGVRLSGGQRQRIAVARAMLKDAPILVLDEATSALDTKAERAVQAGLDELMKNRTTIMIAHRLSTIADVDTIITLRDGRIDEVGSPAELASSGGIYSELLRLTASSSAADRARLKAFGFRVRDDEAKDS; via the coding sequence ATGCAATCCCTGATGCGCGTTGTGCGCAGCGCGTCTGCCCTCTGGCCGTTCTACCTGGCTGTTGTTCTCTTCTCCAGCGTCGTGGCGGGGCTGGGAATGGCCGCGCCGTTTATCATACGTGAGGCGACCGACACGATCGTCGACACGGTGAGCTACGGCACCCCCGCCCCGACACGCACCATCGTCTTCCTCGCCCTGGCGCTCTTCGCCGCCGAGGCCGCCTCCGCCGTCTTCAGCAACGTCTCGGGCTACCTCGGCGACGTGATGGTGGCGCGCATCCGGCAGATCCTGTCCACCCGCTACTACGCGAAGCTGCTGGCCCTGCCCCAGCGCTACTTTGACAACCAGATCACCGGCACGATCATTGCTCGGTTGGACCGTTCGATCGCGAACGTCACCCAGTTCATCCAGTCTTTTGCCAACAGCTTCCTACCGATGCTGCTGCAGGTCGCGGCCGTGCTGGCCGTCACGACCTACTACTACTGGCCACTGACCATCCTCCTGTTGCTCCTCTTCCCCCTCTACACGTGGCTCACCGCGCTCACCTCGCGCCGATGGCAGAAGTTGGAGCGCCGCAAGAACGCCGAGATCGACGCGGCCAACGGGCGCTTCGCCGAGGTCATCGGGCAGGTCAAGGTCACGAAGTCCTACGTCGCCGAGGTGCGGGAGCTCGACTCGTTTGGTACCCACTACGGCGAGACCGTGGCGCTGACCCGCCCCCAGTCGCGCTGGTGGCACTCCATGGATTCGGTGCGCGGCACCGCCATGACCGCAATCTTCTTAGGGATCTACCTCATCCTCTTCCTGCGGACCCTCCACGGCCACCTCACCATCGGCGAGATGGTCATGCTCCTGCAGATGGTCACGATGACCCGCCAGCCGGTCCACATGATGAGCTGGATCGTCGACTCCGCCCAGCGCGCCGTCGCCGGGTCCCGCGACTACTTCCGCGTCATGGACGAAACCGTCGAGCCCACCGCCAACAGGGAACTCGTCGCCGCGATCGAGACCACGGGGGCGCCCGAGCTCACGGTCATCCAGCACTCGCCCCTCGACGCCCGCGAGCCCGTCATCGGTTTCGAGCACGTCACCTTCGAGTACTCGCCCGGCGAGCCGGTCCTACGCGACGTCACCTTCCGCGCCCGCGAAGGGGAAAAGATCGCGCTGGTGGGCGAGTCTGGGGGTGGCAAGTCGACCGTCGTCAACCTCTTGCTCGGCCTCTACCCCGTCGAGCAGGGCCGCCTCACGGTGTGTGGCCGGGATGTGGCCGACCTCGGCGTCGAGGACCTACGCGCCTCAACGGGTGTCGTGTTCCAGGATTCGACGCTGTTTTCCGGCACCATCCGGGACAACATCGCCTACGGCAAGCCCGACGCCACGGACGAGGAGATCATCGAGGTGGCACAGCGCGCCAACGCGCACGACTTCATTCTGAAGTTCAAGGACGGCTACGACACGGTCATCGGCGAACGCGGCGTGCGCCTATCCGGGGGTCAGCGCCAGCGCATCGCCGTGGCCCGCGCCATGCTCAAGGACGCGCCCATCCTTGTCCTCGACGAAGCCACCTCCGCCCTAGACACTAAGGCGGAGCGCGCCGTGCAGGCCGGCCTCGACGAGCTGATGAAAAACCGCACCACCATCATGATCGCCCACCGCCTCTCCACCATCGCCGATGTGGACACCATCATCACTCTTCGCGACGGACGCATCGACGAGGTCGGATCCCCCGCCGAGCTCGCCTCCTCCGGTGGTATTTATTCAGAGCTGCTGCGACTCACCGCGTCGTCGAGCGCCGCCGACCGCGCGCGACTCAAGGCATTCGGCTTCCGCGTCAGGGACGACGAGGCTAAGGATTCCTAG
- a CDS encoding carboxylesterase family protein: MSATVDVTCPAGTITGETFDHLRRFHSIPYSHISAPFNDAQPAPAGLRIDATAPRPDTIALSLTTPDGASRGSDLPVMVFIHGGRFEEGSHADLRTGADAFARQGIIQVRVGYRLTLPGLMRFPDDAPSHFRAAHDCQLALEWVQRNIESFGGDPTNVTLVGQSAGAALVLWLCRRDHYRGGFRRALAMSPAFPRMAFERRKPVLRAALGKPLTRAALGNAAPSRVERAYRRLRRFYFTDMALGPAPLAPEELADVELVVTTTREEFHDSGARADAAGWGKLAVRASGRRMGLRYSRMRRYLTEAGVADPDHVYGRFIGDSLIRRWAADVAENAPGRVWQAEFVSPEPGGAARHCDDLNPLFGAPPYAPGEGLNAWLVRWCRGAAPCWPTYREGRQVLRVDLAGGSRHVVTDPLGYVRRAFDRS; the protein is encoded by the coding sequence ATGAGCGCCACCGTTGACGTAACCTGCCCCGCCGGCACCATCACCGGGGAAACCTTCGACCACCTGCGCCGTTTCCATTCCATCCCCTACTCCCACATCTCGGCGCCCTTCAACGATGCGCAGCCCGCTCCCGCGGGACTACGTATCGACGCCACCGCGCCCCGGCCCGACACCATCGCCCTTTCGCTCACCACCCCGGACGGCGCGAGCCGCGGCTCGGACCTGCCCGTCATGGTGTTCATCCACGGCGGCCGCTTCGAGGAGGGCAGCCACGCCGACCTCCGCACCGGGGCCGACGCCTTCGCCCGCCAGGGGATCATTCAGGTGCGCGTAGGCTACAGGCTCACACTGCCCGGGCTGATGCGCTTTCCCGATGACGCCCCCTCCCACTTCCGCGCAGCCCACGACTGCCAGCTCGCCCTGGAATGGGTGCAGCGCAACATCGAGTCCTTCGGCGGTGACCCCACCAACGTCACCCTGGTGGGGCAATCCGCCGGCGCCGCTTTAGTGCTGTGGCTGTGCCGGCGCGACCACTACCGCGGCGGGTTCCGCCGGGCGCTGGCGATGTCCCCCGCCTTCCCCCGCATGGCTTTTGAGCGGCGCAAGCCGGTGCTTCGCGCCGCCCTGGGCAAACCGCTCACCCGCGCCGCGCTGGGCAACGCCGCGCCGTCGCGAGTGGAACGCGCCTACCGCAGGCTGCGCAGATTCTACTTCACCGACATGGCGCTGGGCCCCGCCCCGCTCGCACCCGAAGAGCTTGCGGACGTCGAGCTCGTAGTCACCACAACCCGGGAGGAGTTTCACGACTCGGGCGCCCGGGCCGACGCGGCGGGTTGGGGCAAGCTAGCCGTCCGCGCGTCGGGGCGGCGGATGGGCTTGCGCTACTCGCGCATGCGGCGCTACCTCACCGAGGCGGGGGTTGCGGACCCCGATCACGTTTACGGCCGCTTCATCGGCGACAGCTTGATCCGTCGCTGGGCCGCCGATGTCGCCGAAAACGCCCCGGGCCGAGTCTGGCAAGCCGAGTTCGTCTCCCCGGAGCCGGGCGGGGCGGCGCGCCACTGCGACGACCTCAACCCGCTATTCGGAGCCCCGCCATACGCGCCCGGCGAGGGCCTCAACGCCTGGCTCGTGCGATGGTGCCGCGGTGCTGCGCCGTGCTGGCCGACCTACCGCGAGGGCCGCCAGGTGCTGCGCGTTGACCTCGCGGGCGGCTCGCGCCACGTCGTGACGGACCCGCTGGGCTACGTGCGCCGGGCTTTCGACCGGTCTTAG
- a CDS encoding LLM class flavin-dependent oxidoreductase: MNAPLSLLDFCTVYPGESAAESMKRSVELAQRAEALGFSRVWYSEHHNMPTIASSSPAVLISHIGAKTTTIRLGAGGVMLPNHAPYVVAEQFGTLAELYPGRIDLGLGRAPGTDAQTLGRALRRDARAAENFPNDVAELAAWLSNDSPLPGVSAFPGRGTGVPLYILGSSMFGASLAAQLGLPYSFASHFAPQQLEQATAYYRDNYQPSERHPEPYVIAAVNVTAADTREDADLQTTIVHRNRLRALIGRRGQVLNDDQLDLLAASPQGEQIIGMLRYTARGTGPEVAEYLRWFSDHARADELMISLQAGSHPEALRGMEILAEHWIRA, from the coding sequence ATGAACGCACCGCTCTCCCTGCTTGACTTCTGTACCGTCTACCCCGGCGAATCCGCGGCCGAGTCGATGAAACGCTCCGTTGAGCTGGCTCAACGCGCCGAAGCGCTGGGGTTTTCGCGTGTCTGGTACTCCGAGCACCACAACATGCCCACCATCGCATCGTCTTCACCCGCTGTGCTGATCTCCCACATCGGCGCAAAGACCACCACCATCCGCCTTGGTGCTGGCGGGGTCATGCTGCCCAACCACGCCCCTTACGTCGTCGCGGAGCAATTTGGCACCCTGGCGGAGCTCTACCCGGGCCGCATCGACCTGGGCCTTGGGCGCGCTCCCGGCACCGACGCCCAAACCCTCGGCCGCGCCCTGCGTCGCGACGCCCGCGCCGCCGAAAACTTCCCCAATGACGTCGCCGAGCTCGCCGCCTGGCTCTCCAACGATTCGCCCCTCCCCGGCGTGTCCGCATTCCCCGGCCGCGGCACGGGTGTCCCGCTCTACATCCTCGGCTCGTCCATGTTCGGGGCATCCTTGGCCGCCCAGCTCGGCTTGCCCTACTCCTTCGCCTCCCACTTCGCACCGCAGCAGCTCGAGCAAGCCACCGCCTATTACCGGGACAACTACCAGCCGTCGGAGCGCCACCCCGAGCCCTACGTCATCGCGGCGGTCAACGTCACCGCCGCCGACACGCGCGAGGATGCCGACCTCCAGACGACGATCGTGCACCGCAACCGCCTCCGCGCACTGATCGGCCGCAGGGGCCAGGTGCTTAACGACGACCAGCTTGACCTCCTCGCCGCGTCCCCCCAGGGCGAGCAGATCATCGGGATGCTGCGTTACACCGCCCGCGGGACGGGGCCCGAAGTCGCCGAGTACCTGCGGTGGTTTAGCGACCACGCCCGCGCCGACGAGCTGATGATCTCGCTCCAGGCAGGCAGCCACCCAGAGGCGCTGCGCGGCATGGAGATCCTCGCGGAGCATTGGATCCGGGCATAA